A genomic segment from Rhinatrema bivittatum chromosome 19, aRhiBiv1.1, whole genome shotgun sequence encodes:
- the LOC115080229 gene encoding apoptosis regulator BAX-like isoform X2: MTSLMCSFLARCPRRTPGTSKSSEQILQTGATLLRGFILDRAQRDGMAGSVTIEELGGTETQMFDPSTKHLSDCLRRIGDELDGNMELQRMISQVGTDSPQKVFFQVAAEMFSDGNFNWGRVVALFYFACKLVLKALLAKIPDLIRTIISWTMEYLQDHLLQWIREQGGWEGLLSYFGTPTWQTVGIFVAGVLTASLTIWKMA; this comes from the exons ATGACGTCACTCATGTGTAGCTTCTTGGCGCGCTGCCCACGGAGAACACCTGGCACAA GTAAATCCTCCGAGCAGATCCTACAGACGGGAGCTACGCTCTTACGTGG GTTTATCTTAGATCGGGCGCAGCGTGATGGCATGGCAGGTTCCGTGACCATAGAGGAGCTGGGGGGCACCGAAACGCAGATGTTTGATCCCTCCACCAAGCACCTCAGTGACTGTCTGCGGCGCATTGGGGACGAGCTGGATGGGAACATGGAGCTGCAGAG AATGATCTCCCAGGTGGGGACGGATTCCCCTCAAAAGGTCTTCTTCCAAGTGGCTGCAGAGATGTTCTCAGACGGGAATTTTAACTGGGGCCGTGTTGTGGCCCTTTTCTATTTCGCCTGCAAGCTGGTTCTGAAG GCGCTGTTGGCCAAGATCCCGGACCTGATCCGTACCATTATTAGCTGGACCATGGAGTACCTGCAGGACCATTTGCTACAGTGGATCCGGGAGCAGGGAGGCTGG GAGGGTCTGCTGTCCTATTTTGGCACTCCAACGTGGCAGACAGTTGGCATCTTTGTGGCAGGTGTCCTAACAGCTTCTCTCACCATCTGGAAAATGGCCTAG
- the LOC115080229 gene encoding apoptosis regulator BAX-like isoform X1, producing the protein MAEAGAAGDDSGGGEEVAAPGLTGDRSGGGDRRGSRSTNGRAGKSSEQILQTGATLLRGFILDRAQRDGMAGSVTIEELGGTETQMFDPSTKHLSDCLRRIGDELDGNMELQRMISQVGTDSPQKVFFQVAAEMFSDGNFNWGRVVALFYFACKLVLKALLAKIPDLIRTIISWTMEYLQDHLLQWIREQGGWEGLLSYFGTPTWQTVGIFVAGVLTASLTIWKMA; encoded by the exons ATGGCGGAAGCGGGAGCAGCAGGCGATGACAGCGGAGGAGGGGAAGAAGTGGCGGCGCCGGGCCTGACGGGGGATCGGAGTGGCGGGGGGGACCGCAGGGGAAGCCGCAGTACTAATGGTAGAGCCG GTAAATCCTCCGAGCAGATCCTACAGACGGGAGCTACGCTCTTACGTGG GTTTATCTTAGATCGGGCGCAGCGTGATGGCATGGCAGGTTCCGTGACCATAGAGGAGCTGGGGGGCACCGAAACGCAGATGTTTGATCCCTCCACCAAGCACCTCAGTGACTGTCTGCGGCGCATTGGGGACGAGCTGGATGGGAACATGGAGCTGCAGAG AATGATCTCCCAGGTGGGGACGGATTCCCCTCAAAAGGTCTTCTTCCAAGTGGCTGCAGAGATGTTCTCAGACGGGAATTTTAACTGGGGCCGTGTTGTGGCCCTTTTCTATTTCGCCTGCAAGCTGGTTCTGAAG GCGCTGTTGGCCAAGATCCCGGACCTGATCCGTACCATTATTAGCTGGACCATGGAGTACCTGCAGGACCATTTGCTACAGTGGATCCGGGAGCAGGGAGGCTGG GAGGGTCTGCTGTCCTATTTTGGCACTCCAACGTGGCAGACAGTTGGCATCTTTGTGGCAGGTGTCCTAACAGCTTCTCTCACCATCTGGAAAATGGCCTAG
- the LOC115080229 gene encoding apoptosis regulator BAX-like isoform X3, whose product MAGSVTIEELGGTETQMFDPSTKHLSDCLRRIGDELDGNMELQRMISQVGTDSPQKVFFQVAAEMFSDGNFNWGRVVALFYFACKLVLKALLAKIPDLIRTIISWTMEYLQDHLLQWIREQGGWEGLLSYFGTPTWQTVGIFVAGVLTASLTIWKMA is encoded by the exons ATGGCAGGTTCCGTGACCATAGAGGAGCTGGGGGGCACCGAAACGCAGATGTTTGATCCCTCCACCAAGCACCTCAGTGACTGTCTGCGGCGCATTGGGGACGAGCTGGATGGGAACATGGAGCTGCAGAG AATGATCTCCCAGGTGGGGACGGATTCCCCTCAAAAGGTCTTCTTCCAAGTGGCTGCAGAGATGTTCTCAGACGGGAATTTTAACTGGGGCCGTGTTGTGGCCCTTTTCTATTTCGCCTGCAAGCTGGTTCTGAAG GCGCTGTTGGCCAAGATCCCGGACCTGATCCGTACCATTATTAGCTGGACCATGGAGTACCTGCAGGACCATTTGCTACAGTGGATCCGGGAGCAGGGAGGCTGG GAGGGTCTGCTGTCCTATTTTGGCACTCCAACGTGGCAGACAGTTGGCATCTTTGTGGCAGGTGTCCTAACAGCTTCTCTCACCATCTGGAAAATGGCCTAG